A single region of the Oreochromis niloticus isolate F11D_XX linkage group LG19, O_niloticus_UMD_NMBU, whole genome shotgun sequence genome encodes:
- the kbtbd11 gene encoding kelch repeat and BTB domain-containing protein 11, with the protein MTEGHRQGGGAVTVEADAILHTANSDFITLTDKNRNLCPGFVQGFLQDEPGFSPPPGFEKEYLLDGRLMENNHTDNQKGGSSYISSADRFHLSGDKESPEAPPHTGSNHIAGMRQNCAGGEIPNGARAKVSYSADSSIHLPSQAQKEADQPVLKSILAHRDGSQEAGNTQPQSEPDLVIEVGGQTINAHRSVLAEKSDYFKARLSRNILKVKGISYKTLSTLIDYVYTSNISVSKDNVVDVITGAKILQIPCAVQAAMDSMSEQITAENCYEILTIAKKQRLSELKETAYGFMSDNFLQVLKDPAAYGRLTGSERDLILKKRMEGRKTLMVAEINDVFDRVGSRPPSRCGSRPQSPLSVGSLEENHMIYHFNETANDWRPLTAMPEDINTKGCGICTMFNYLFVAGGIKGYGDKGKVSDKVFCYNPITNRWAEVRPLNQARAQLKLVSMDGYLYAIGGECLFTVEKYDPRMDRWTTVAPLPKGAFAVAHEATTCSGEIYVSGGSLFYRLLKYDPKRDEWQECPYNNSRKKSTDMVALKSFIYRFDVSREQGINVFKYNTIVKMWHDCMSQRLGSHLPFRCAVIGNCIYCVNKSQTLQFVVEEENAYFVEETLRAPLEAKGILFPFVLTLPEKPEKVA; encoded by the coding sequence ATGACTGAGGGCCACAGGCAGGGAGGAGGGGCTGTCACTGTGGAGGCTGATGCCATCCTCCACACGGCGAACTCTGACTTTATCACGCTTACTGACAAAAACAGGAATTTATGTCCAGGGTTTGTCCAGGGATTCCTGCAAGATGAGCCTGGCTTCAGCCCTCCTCCAGGGTTTGAAAAGGAATACCTGCTGGATGGAAGACTGATGGAGAATAACCACACTGATAACCAGAAAGGTGGCAGCTCGTACATCTCGAGTGCTGATCGGTTTCACCTTTCAGGTGACAAGGAAAGTCCAGAAGCCCCACCTCACACTGGCTCCAATCACATTGCTGGCATGCGGCAAAACTGTGCAGGTGGCGAAATCCCCAACGGCGCCCGAGCTAAAGTGTCCTACAGTGCAGATTCCTCCATACACCTGCCCAGCCAGGCCCAAAAGGAAGCCGATCAGCCGGTTCTAAAATCAATCCTGGCGCACAGGGACGGCAGCCAGGAAGCTGGAAACACACAGCCCCAAAGTGAGCCTGACTTAGTCATAGAGGTAGGTGGGCAGACGATCAACGCTCACAGGTCTGTCCTAGCTGAGAAGAGTGACTACTTCAAAGCACGGCTGTCACGCAACATCCTGAAAGTGAAGGGCATCAGTTATAAGACTTTGTCCACGTTGATAGACTATGTTTACACTTCAAACATCAGTGTTAGCAAAGACAATGTAGTCGATGTCATCACGGGGGCTAAAATCCTGCAGATCCCCTGTGCCGTCCAGGCAGCTATGGACTCCATGTCTGAACAAATCACGGCGGAGAACTGCTACGAGATCCTCACCATCGCCAAGAAGCAGCGGCTGAGTGAACTGAAGGAGACCGCCTACGGATTCATGAGCGACAACTTCCTCCAGGTCCTCAAAGACCCCGCCGCGTACGGACGTTTGACGGGATCCGAGAGAGATCTGATTCTGAAGAAGAGAATGGAGGGGAGGAAGACTCTGATGGTTGCAGAGATAAACGATGTGTTCGACCGAGTCGGAAGCCGGCCCCCGAGTCGCTGTGGCAGCCGGCCACAGAGCCCCTTGTCGGTGGGGTCTTTGGAGGAGAACCATATGATTTACCACTTTAACGAGACAGCAAATGACTGGAGACCTTTGACTGCCATGCCCGAGGACATAAATACTAAAGGCTGTGGGATCTGCACCATGTTTAACTACCTGTTTGTGGCCGGGGGAATAAAAGGCTACGGGGACAAAGGCAAGGTTTCAGACAAGGTCTTCTGTTACAACCCTATAACCAACCGCTGGGCCGAGGTCAGACCTCTGAACCAGGCCCGTGCCCAGCTAAAGCTCGTCTCTATGGATGGCTATCTGTATGCCATTGGAGGGGAATGTTTGTTTACAGTGGAAAAATATGACCCTCGAATGGACCGCTGGACGACAGTAGCCCCCTTGCCCAAGGGAGCCTTTGCAGTGGCCCACGAGGCAACCACCTGCAGTGGAGAAATTTACGTATCGGGCGGCTCTCTTTTCTACCGCCTCCTCAAGTACGACCCTAAGAGAGACGAGTGGCAGGAGTGCCCCTACAACAACAGCAGGAAGAAGTCCACTGACATGGTGGCGCTGAAAAGCTTCATCTATCGCTTTGACGTCAGCCGAGAGCAGGGGATCAACGTCTTCAAGTACAACACCATCGTGAAAATGTGGCACGACTGCATGTCGCAGAGGCTCGGGAGTCACTTACCCTTCAGGTGTGCCGTCATCGGGAACTGCATCTACTGCGTGAACAAAAGCCAGACTCTCCAGTTTGTAGTGGAGGAGGAGAACGCCTACTTTGTTGAGGAGACGCTGAGGGCACCTCTGGAGGCAAAAGGCATTCTTTTTCCGTTTGTTCTCACTTTGCCCGAAAAGCCTGAAAAAGTTGCGTAG